The genomic region CCTGGCACTCCCTATCTGTGTgtgtggcagggctggggggcaggagggcaggagggcaggaggtgggtgctgcagggcagcgTGGCTGGGGGCTCAGCCTTGGGGGCTCAGCAGCATGAGCACTGCCCATCCCCAACCATACTGGGGTCCAagccgctgctgctgccccggTGCAGCAGGAAGGCAGCGGCGGGGGCGACTTCCCAGCCCCTGACAGTGCCCCTcggcaggacctgtggccctgGCTGCCACCAGGGCTCGGTGCCATCAGCACTCGCAGGCGCTGACAGATGGACCCGGcgaggggctggcgggggccgGAAACTCCTGATCCCTCTTTATCTGCCCCTCACCCTGCTCTCTCATCTCCCCGTCACGCTCTCTGTCTCGCCTGGTATCTCACACTCCTATTCCCGCACCTCCCcggctgctggggggctgcccaCCCTTCGCAGCACCCCGCAGCCAGGCACTGGCCCCAGGCACCCCATCCTGGCCTCAGCGTGGGGTCCCAGAGCCCCCCATGACCTTCTggggtccctgcctgcagggAACACCAGCCCTGAGCAAGGGGAGGCACATCAGGTGTCCTCATCCCGTGTCTGTGTGCTGAGCatcagccacagcagcaggcaggtgaCTGGGATGGGGCTCTACAGCTGCGGTGCATTGCAGgttggggtgggaggaaaggatCAGGCCCAGCTCGGCAATTGGCTCCCCCAGTCATGTGTTGGAGGAGGTCAAGGAGGCTCACTGCTCTCTTCCCCAAAAGTGCTGGCTGCTCCCGGGCCAGGGTCCAGCTGGGTACCAGCTCAAAAACAATCAATCACAAGCCTTTCACTTGGCTCTCCTGGCATCCCTGATCCCCACCACTCCACTGCaaacccactgccccagctgggcagggTGGTGGCGGGGGGGACGACACAGGATCCGCAAATTAATGTAGCTGCCCCTAAACGCACTGCCAGAGATCAGCTAATCTGATAATTACAGCAACAAAAGCCATTTAGACAAACCATGACCTGACCCCGGGAGCTtggaatgaaaacattttaccCTCCTCTGTCTGGATCCTGCACTGAGAAAACATCTGTATTCAGAGGATGGCTGGGAAAACAGCCCCTGCGCAGCACTCGCTGGGAACAGCCACAGCTCTGTTCCCTGCTTGCACGCTGCCTGTGCCCAGCCTCAGCCCAAGATGGGCAGCGCCTCGGGGCAGGGCAGCCTAAATTCTTGCTGTGATGCCAGGATCGAGGGTGCCCTGGCACTGGGCAGGGCTCTTTGGTGAGGAAGAGGACGGGACAGAGGCTGGACGGTGCGAGGGTGGACCTCGCCAGGGGCAGCGAGGGGGACGGGGTGAGCGGAGGTCATCTGTACCCTCCCAGAAAGGGCTTTTTTCAGGCCCATGCAGCGCTCAACagtgcagggagggcagcaccTGGTCCCCAGTGGTCCCCgcatccctgcagcagcctgaGCTCTGTGGGAGCCAGGCTGGCCACCAAGCCCCGCTGCCTCTGGCTCCCAGGAGGGGCTGAGCGCGGGGGGCCGTGCCTGCATGCGGCACGGCAGTGCATGCCCGGGGGGCTCCTTCACTCTGGGTAAGGTGTGCAAGCCTTCCCGTTGAGTGGCAGGTCATTGCTGGCTGTCAGTCGGAGGCAGGAGATGAAGGGAGGGATGCCTCAGGGCCGGCTCCCATGTTTCTCCTGCTTTTACATACATTTTGGTGGCACCCTTTGTGTAGGCTGGGGAGATGAAAGCTCAGGGCCAGAGGGATCTTGCTAAAGCACAGCCACCCGGCTGGGGGGCCCGGCAGACTGCTGCTTCATGCCTGTCTGTCTTGTTCCTGCATCTGTTCCCAGCAGAGCCCCGCTCTGTGCCGCCAAGGGCATGGGACagcagccgggctgggggcagccagGCGCACCAGCAGGTAACTCCTGCTGGGTCAGCGACCCCGGCCTCAGAGGCACGGGCAGTGGCACAGATGGTCTCCACTGGACCAGCACCACTGAGCTCACACTGCCCAGGAGCCCCAGAGGAAGGAGAGCAAGACAGTGTTGATTTGGGGaaactgcattattttcttgCGACAGGCACTGCTCAGCCTGCTCCGGCGGTCCCAAGCAGCAGCTTGGTGCAGCCAGCTTGGCAGGCAGCGCCCCTGTGCCTTCGTAACTTCCCTGCACCGCACTGGGAAAGGGCTTGGCCATGTCCCCAAATATCCCAGTGCTCTGTGGAGAGTGGTAGGATTAGAAACCAGTAAGTGCACTGAGAACCTGCCAGTCTGGGGACTCCCCAGTGCTTCTGTCTGCTCCAGAAATAGGATGCTGTAAGCAGCATTGGTCAGCTTTTCCCATTGCAGCATCCCACTTGTGCAGTGTTTTATTCCTCGTGAACAGAAAACATGACTCACCCTGCGGTGGGCTACCCCCATTTACCTCTGATGCCCTTGTTCTCGTcggctgcctccctgctcagcactgcagcatcTCTCATTTAGCAGCATCCACAGACCTCAAGAAACCCAAGCGCTCTTCCTCTGGTTGGGGTTAGAATTAAGCTTGGGGTTAGAATTAAGCTTAGGGTTAGAGTTAAGGGTAGCGTTAGATTTAAGGTTAGGGTTAGATTTATGGTTAGGGTTAGTGTTAAGGGCAGGGTTAGGCGATGCTCTCACAGCACCTTCACAAGGTCAGGCATTTGCAGGGGTTCACAGCTATTGCAGAGAGCAGACCTGAAGCCTTCTGGGTTTCCACGCAGCCTTTTCTCAAGGTCTGACAAAGGTTTTGTCTGAGTTGGGCTAAAAACCCCACCGGGGCCAAGGCTTTGGTCTAGCGCTACTGTCTtgctcctctgcctttcccattACCCTGTTTTCTCCAAAGGCAGAAGCGTTGGCATGCTGCTGTGCCGCcgggcagctctgcctcttccctgctctcatGCTAAGCAGAAAGTGCACTGGGCAGTTCTTCCAGGTGCTGCCCGGAGCTGGGGGAGGCGAGGGCTGTGCCCCTGGGCTCCCTCCCAGGCAGCCGGGCTGCTGAGCCACCTTCGGCATGGGAGGGGGGCGAGGCGCCAAACTGGTTTTCAGAGAGATCTTGGCTGGGTTAACAAAGGGAGTGTGTGACACGGGTTGTCTGCAAAAGCgtttggggacagcagggccTTTCCCGTCCCGTATCCCCGTGTTTTATGTCACGAGGGGTGGGGGGTCGCACTGCCGGGGCTGTTGTTCGCAACGTCCTTCCCGTTTCCCTCGAAGCCTTTCCCAGATGCTGCAGGGTCGCGGGCGGATTCCCACAAACTTCAAAAGCCGCTTGAGACGGGCGGCGGGCTCCTAACGGAGCCGGCCACGCAGCGGGCGGCAGCGAGCCCCCGCCCCGAGGATGCGCGGGGGGAGCCGCGGGTGGGACGCTCGGGCAGCCCTGGGCCACCTCCCGCCTgtcccgccgggccgggccgggccggagccGCTCCCGCCTTGCGGTGCCGCTCCCCGCGGGGGCTGAGGGATAAGCGGCGGGGCCGCACGGGGCTGTcctggggctgccggcggcgcgATGCGCGGGCCGGCTCTGCCCTCTGCCGACAACCCCTGCACAGCCGCCGCTCCACCGCGCCCCGCGACGGCATCCGCCCCAACGCCCGGGGTTCCCGGAGGTCCCcgcagggctggagggaggctCCCGGGCGGTGGGCGGCCCGCGAGAGCCACAGAGCGTCGGGGGGCACGGTGGGAAGCGCTGTGGCTGTAGGAAGGATGCGCGGTTTGGCAGCAAGACGCCGCGAGAAATTCCCTGCGGATCCGTGCAATGCCGTGCGCTCGGGGAGAAGGGCCCCGAGCTAACAAGCGAGCCCAAACGCTCCCCGTGGGCCAGAGCAGGGCTCGCCTTGGCGGTGGTTGCCACCGGCCAGAGGCTCTTTCTGGGAGGGGAGACACCCCCAGGTGACCCCGGGGTTTCCCCGgcgctgggggggggtggggtcccAGAGGGTCGCCTCACAGCGCCTGGCCCGCAGATGGCCGGGAATCGGGAAAGCGCCTTAAAAACCCGGGGCAGATGCACTGGAGGATCCCCGTGACCCGGCCTGGGGTGGAAACACCCACCGTCCTCACAGCCGTCCTCACCCCGCACCCCGGGCACTGCACCCCTGGGACCACCCCGCACCCCGGGCACTGCACCTGCACCCATCCGCACCGGGGCACGGCCCTCCTGCACCCCCCAAGCCTTGCGGCCTGGCACCATCCTGCACCCCCGGGCACGGCCCTCCTGGGGCTGTCGCGCACCCCAGCTTTGCACCCCAGGGCTGATCTGCACCCACACGCATGCTGCACCCCCGAGTCCCCTACGGAACCGTGCCGTGCCCCCCGGGCACTGCACCCCCGAGCACTGCCGCAGAACAACGCTGCCTCGGGCACGGCATCCCCAGTAGCACGCCGTACCACCGGCCCTGCACCCCGGGACCATTCCGCACCCGCCTCACTGCAGCTCCGGGACACCCCCCCACCGGGCGCTGCACCCTCGCGTCCCTGTGACGGCTCCGCACCCCtgcgccgcggccccggggccgccggcaCCCCCAGGCCGGACGCCCGGCCCGGCCACTCGCCGGGCTGCacccggggcggccccgccgcgcgccGCCCGCCCAGGCCGCGCGCGAagaggagggggcggggggcgccggccGCCAATGGGCAGCGCCTGCGTCCCCGCGCCGCTCGCGTCACCGGGCGCGGCGACCGCCGCCGGCCGCCGTCCCCGCCGCGATTGGCTGCCCGCGCTCcgcccgggggctgcagggccgcCGCTggctggcggcgggggcggggccccCGGCGGCCCGCTGATTGGCGGCGGCGTGGGgtggccccgccccgccggtgAAGGTGAGCGTCTCCTCCAGGCGCCGCGCGCCGCCCGTAACGGACCGGAACGGAGGGGGTTGCGGCGCCATGGCCGCCTCCATCTTCACCGCCGTCCCCCGCGCCCCGCCTGTCGCCGTTTTCAAGCTCACCGCGGATTTCCGGGAGGACGGGGACGCGCGGAAGGTCAACCTGGGCGTGGGCGGTGAGTCCGCGGCCTCCGTCGGTCCGGCGGGGCTCCTCCCCGCGGGGTAGGCCGGCCGGAGCCCTTGCGGCGGCCCCGGCACCTGCCGGAGCGGGctgggcggcagcggcgggccCCGGGCTCGAAAGGTCACCGGGCCGcggcgaggcggggcgggggacgcAGGCAGCGGGTCACCGGCGCGCGTCAAGGTCGCGGGGGCGGCCCCgtgctgccctgcccgccgTCCTCGGGTGTCGGCGCCCCGGGCAGGCCCCTCTGGGGACGGGGAGGCCAAGCGTCCCCCCGGGCGTAGAAAGGACGGCTCTCCCTCTCCTCGCAGCCTACCGCACGGACGAGGGGCAGCCATGGGTCCTGCCGGTGGTGAAGAAGGTGGAGCAGATGATCGCCAACGACAACAGCCTGAACCACGAGTACCTGCCCATCCTGGGCCTGCCCGAGTTCCGGGCCAACGCCTCCCGGATCGCCCTGGGTGATGACAGCCCCGCCATCAAGGAGAACCGGGTAGGTGGTGGACAGGGAGCGAGACTGCTCCGTGCTGGCAGAGCCGCTGGGATCCCCAGGGCGTCTTTCTAGCAGACTGAGCAAAAGAGCGCAAATGTGTGGAGTAACAGCGTTTTGGCaggatttggggatttttttctgacgCGGTCTTTACTGTTTGTAGGTGACTTGATGAACCCGTGTACGCGAGGCCATTTGTGCAAGTAGTCGTAGATTTTGGGAAAGACCAAACGTGGGCTGTGATTGGAATTTGGgttttccttcatcttttaaCGGTTGCCCCACGGGAAACTGAGGTCAGATAATAGACCACGTTCCCTGAAATAAGCTACTAGCTGGGAATCTGCTCTGTGccaaaaagtaacagaaataacTGGAGTCTATTTATAACTGTAGAAGATGTCGGGATGGGCCTGAGTGCTGAAGGAGGTTGCAGACCACTGGAAGGGGATGGCTGGGGTGACCCCAGGAAGCACGTCTGGGATCCTGTCTCACTCTTGCAAGCGCCTCTGTTCTCTGTGCACCGATAGCGAGGTTGACCTGCGTGGACCCTGCTGGCAACTCTCTCTGTTGCAGATTGGAAGCGTTCAGTCCTTGGGCGGGACAGGCGCTCTGCGTATCGGCGCGGAGTTTCTGAGGCGGTGGTACAATGGAAACAACAACACAGCAACCCCGGTCTACATCTCCGCTCCGTCCTGGGGTGAGTGCTGTTGTCAGTGCTGCCGCCTCCTTGCAGGGAGCCCTGTGGGTCAGCAGGCGAGGGAggcacagctgagctgcttgCAGTGCAGGGGCCTGGGTAGCGAGAGAGGGGCCTTCCTCTTGTGGGGAAAGGGAGTGCAAGTGTCTCCATCGCATATTTTGGTGATGTTTAGGGAGACGCTGGGACTGGAGCAGGTGGCTTGCTGGAGGTGGGgcctgcttttctgaaaagtgaTTTCTTTCCTCAGAGAACCACAACTCTGTGTTTGTGGATGCTGGCTTTAAAGATATTAGAACCTACCACTACTGGGATGCTGCCAAGAGGGGTCTGGATCTCCAGGGGCTGCTGGATGACATGGAGGTCAGTAAGACTGGCATGGGATGGGCTGAGCTTGGTGCTGTGCTgtcagcagctggctgggctCTTGCGTGCTGTGCTTGGAAGTGAATCTCTGTGAAAGAGACTGACGGTGCCCAGAGCAGCTCGGGGCCTCTCCCTCTGCTGTGGGTACCCAGTCTCATCTGTGTGTGTGACCAAGACCACCTCTCTCCTCAGAAAGCCCCCGAGTTCTCCATTTTCATCCTCCATGCCTGTGCACACAACCCAACGGGCACAGACCCTACTCCCGACCAGTGGAAGCAAATTGCTGCTGTTATGAAGGtatgggctgctgctggggctaAAGCAGCGCTGAGGGGACAGATAGCTCTTGAGCCAGCTGGAGATGGGCTGTAGGGAATGGCATGAGATGTGGCAGGAGCTGGAAGAGTTCCACGGGGCAGGTGGTGAAGGGAGAGGCTGACAGGATGCTGGTTGTATGTGCTCAGAGGACAGAAGCATCCCAGTTCTGCTCGTGCTTCCAAGTTCTTGCTTTCAAATTCTGTGGCATGGGCTGCAGTGAGGTTTCTCATGCTGGAAAGATTCTCCATGGGTGCCTGCTTTTCACAGGTGCTGCATAGTAGGATATAAGGTGGTGCATCTCTTGTGCCTGTGTCCTCAAATGCAGTTTTCTCTTGAATTTGACCTTTTCTTGACTTTAGTCTTCCTATTCCTTTACCCCAGTAGAAAGAAGATATCCCAGTCTGGTGTTGCTGGAccatgttttctttgtattcaCCCGGAAGCTCAATGGTCATTTTTCCCTCCTACGGGGACAGTGGGGGGGTAAAGTGAAGGTTGTGGGGAAGGGGTTTCCCTCTAACACTGTTCCTCCTTGCAGCGCCGGTTCCTGTTTCCGTTCTTCGACTCGGCGTACCAAGGTTTTGCCTCTGGCAGCCTGGACAAGGATGCCTGGGCTGTGCGATACTTTGTCTCCGAGGGCTTTGAGCTCTTCTGTGCACAGTCGTTTTCCAAGAACTTTGGGCTCTACAGTGAGTGTCTGGCAGTAAGCTGGCCCAGTAGCATCATACCCAGACAGATGGGGCTGGCATGCTGGGGGTTGGGAGAGCTCTGCTTTGCCGTGATGTGTGGGACCAATGGCTCACGTCTCTTGGCTTTTCCACAGATGAACGTG from Ciconia boyciana chromosome 8, ASM3463844v1, whole genome shotgun sequence harbors:
- the GOT1 gene encoding aspartate aminotransferase, cytoplasmic, translated to MAASIFTAVPRAPPVAVFKLTADFREDGDARKVNLGVGAYRTDEGQPWVLPVVKKVEQMIANDNSLNHEYLPILGLPEFRANASRIALGDDSPAIKENRIGSVQSLGGTGALRIGAEFLRRWYNGNNNTATPVYISAPSWENHNSVFVDAGFKDIRTYHYWDAAKRGLDLQGLLDDMEKAPEFSIFILHACAHNPTGTDPTPDQWKQIAAVMKRRFLFPFFDSAYQGFASGSLDKDAWAVRYFVSEGFELFCAQSFSKNFGLYNERVGNLTVVGKDADNVQRVLSQMEKIVRTTWSNPPSQGARIVATTLTSPQLFAEWKDNVKTMADRVLLMRSELRSRLESLGTPGTWNHITEQIGMFSFTGLNPKQVEYMIKEKHIYLMASGRINMCGLTTKNLDYVAKSIHEAVTKIQ